A stretch of the Massilia sp. W12 genome encodes the following:
- the truB gene encoding tRNA pseudouridine(55) synthase TruB → MNKPAKKPRRLLHGVLLLDKDAGISSNDALGRAKWLLAASKAGHTGTLDPFATGLLPLCFGEATKFSQDLLDADKTYETVVHLGVATTTGDTEGETLPCPALPDLNSAQIEAALAQFRGPISQVPPMYSALKRDGKPLYEYARAGIELEREARAVTIHELSLLEWQAPFLRLRVCCSKGTYIRVLGEDIGRALGTGAHLQALRRVQVGDLTLAGAYTVAQIEALAEDARAALLAPLDALLSTFPAVQLPPDMAQRFGHGQRLALGRDCALPPGRVRVYAHEGAQLVCAPPTAGARLLGTAQFAMHGVLAPERLVVM, encoded by the coding sequence ATGAATAAACCGGCGAAAAAGCCGCGCCGCCTGCTGCACGGTGTTTTATTGCTGGACAAAGACGCCGGCATTTCCAGCAATGACGCGCTGGGCCGCGCCAAATGGCTGCTGGCCGCCAGCAAAGCCGGCCATACCGGCACGCTGGACCCCTTCGCCACCGGTTTATTGCCCCTGTGTTTCGGTGAGGCCACCAAGTTTTCACAAGACTTGCTGGACGCCGATAAAACCTATGAAACCGTGGTGCATCTGGGTGTCGCCACCACCACCGGCGACACCGAAGGCGAGACGCTTCCCTGTCCCGCTTTGCCGGACTTGAATTCAGCGCAAATTGAAGCCGCATTGGCGCAATTCCGTGGCCCGATCTCCCAGGTGCCGCCGATGTACTCGGCCTTGAAGCGCGACGGCAAACCGCTGTATGAATATGCGCGCGCCGGCATTGAGCTGGAACGTGAAGCGCGCGCCGTGACGATTCATGAATTAAGCCTGCTCGAATGGCAAGCGCCGTTTTTGCGCCTGCGCGTGTGCTGCAGCAAAGGCACGTATATCCGCGTGCTGGGTGAGGACATTGGCCGCGCCTTAGGGACGGGGGCGCATTTACAGGCTCTGCGCCGGGTGCAGGTCGGTGATTTGACATTGGCAGGCGCATACACCGTTGCGCAAATCGAAGCGCTGGCGGAAGACGCGCGCGCCGCTTTGCTGGCCCCGCTGGACGCTTTGCTCTCCACCTTCCCCGCAGTGCAATTGCCGCCGGACATGGCGCAGCGCTTTGGCCATGGCCAGCGCCTGGCGCTGGGGCGTGATTGCGCCTTGCCGCCGGGGCGGGTGCGCGTTTATGCGCATGAGGGCGCGCAGCTGGTCTGCGCCCCGCCCACAGCGGGCGCGCGTTTGCTGGGCACAGCGCAATTCGCCATGCATGGCGTGTTGGCGCCGGAGCGGCTGGTGGTGATGTGA
- a CDS encoding NUDIX hydrolase, which yields MMRTQISALLAQHQAFDATEARHLAATIEFVQTHPDCCSRHCIPGHITASAWVMAPDASAVLLLHHKKLKRWLQPGGHLEDDAEIHLAAMREVREESGLQNLRLLSPQIFDVDVHQIPARGAEAAHYHYDVRFLLQAVDAQLQLSDESNALAWVKLEQVAQYSDSPSVLRMAAKSARA from the coding sequence ATGATGCGAACCCAAATATCTGCGCTGCTGGCGCAACACCAGGCTTTCGACGCCACTGAAGCCCGGCATCTGGCCGCCACCATCGAGTTTGTGCAAACGCATCCCGACTGCTGCAGCCGGCATTGCATTCCGGGACATATTACCGCTTCCGCCTGGGTCATGGCGCCGGATGCATCTGCGGTCTTGCTGCTGCATCACAAAAAACTCAAGCGCTGGCTGCAGCCGGGCGGCCATCTGGAAGACGATGCCGAGATTCACCTGGCCGCCATGCGTGAAGTGCGCGAAGAAAGCGGTTTGCAGAACTTGCGCCTGCTGTCGCCGCAAATATTTGATGTCGATGTGCACCAGATCCCGGCGCGCGGCGCGGAAGCCGCACATTATCATTATGATGTGCGCTTTTTGCTGCAAGCCGTCGATGCGCAATTGCAGCTCAGCGATGAATCAAATGCCTTGGCCTGGGTCAAGCTGGAGCAAGTGGCGCAATACAGCGACAGCCCTTCCGTGCTGCGCATGGCGGCGAAAAGCGCGCGCGCCTGA
- the typA gene encoding translational GTPase TypA has product MSNTKRALRNIAIIAHVDHGKTTLVDQLLKQSGTFRENQHVDNRVMDSNDLEKERGITILAKNCAVEYEGTHINIVDTPGHADFGGEVERVLSMVDSVLLLVDAVEGPMPQTRFVTRKALALGLKPIVVVNKIDRPGARPDWVINATFELFDKLGATDEQLDFPVVFASALNGYASLDSETRGGDMKPLFDAILQHVPVRDDDPDGPLQLQISSLDYSSYVGKIGIGRIKRGRVRALQDVVLMHGEGATPVKARINQVLKFKGLDRMLVDEAIAGDIVLINGIEDVGIGSTICAVDTPEALPMLTVDEPTLTMNFMVNTSPLAGREGKFVTSRQLRERLERELKSNVALRVAPTDDDTVFEVSGRGELHLTILLETMRREGYELAVSRPRVVFKMVDGVRHEPYEMLTVDVEEGHQGGVMEELGRRRGDLQNMEPDGKGRVRLEYRIPARGLIGFQGEFMTLTRGTGLMSHIFDEYAAVDNSKGELAGRRNGVLISQEDGAAVAYALWKLQDRGRMFVSHNDPVYEGMIIGIHSRDNDLVVNPIKGKQLTNVRASGTDEAVRLVPPIALSLEYAVEFIEDDELVEVTPKSIRLRKRYLKEHERKRSAREAA; this is encoded by the coding sequence ATGTCCAATACCAAACGCGCTTTACGCAATATCGCCATCATTGCTCACGTTGACCACGGCAAAACCACCCTGGTTGACCAACTGCTGAAGCAGTCCGGCACCTTCCGTGAAAACCAGCATGTCGATAACCGCGTGATGGACAGCAACGATCTGGAAAAAGAGCGCGGCATTACCATTTTGGCGAAAAACTGCGCGGTGGAATACGAAGGCACCCACATCAACATCGTTGACACCCCTGGCCACGCCGACTTCGGCGGCGAGGTCGAGCGCGTATTGTCCATGGTGGACAGCGTGCTGTTGCTGGTGGACGCGGTTGAAGGCCCGATGCCGCAAACCCGTTTCGTGACGCGTAAAGCGCTGGCGCTGGGTTTGAAGCCCATCGTCGTGGTGAACAAAATCGACCGCCCGGGCGCACGTCCGGATTGGGTTATCAACGCCACCTTTGAATTGTTTGACAAGCTGGGCGCTACTGACGAACAGCTGGATTTCCCGGTGGTGTTCGCTTCCGCCCTGAACGGCTATGCCAGCCTGGATTCGGAAACCCGTGGCGGCGATATGAAACCGCTGTTTGACGCGATTTTGCAGCACGTGCCGGTGCGCGATGATGATCCGGACGGCCCGCTGCAATTGCAAATCTCCTCCCTCGATTATTCTTCCTACGTCGGCAAGATCGGCATTGGCCGTATCAAGCGTGGCCGCGTGCGCGCATTGCAAGACGTGGTCTTGATGCATGGCGAAGGCGCCACCCCGGTCAAAGCGCGCATCAATCAAGTGCTCAAATTCAAAGGTCTGGACCGCATGCTGGTGGATGAAGCCATCGCTGGCGACATCGTCCTGATCAACGGCATTGAAGACGTGGGCATCGGCTCCACCATCTGCGCCGTCGATACGCCGGAAGCGCTGCCGATGTTGACCGTGGATGAACCGACCCTGACCATGAACTTCATGGTGAACACCTCGCCGCTGGCAGGCCGCGAAGGCAAATTCGTCACCAGCCGCCAATTGCGCGAACGTCTGGAACGCGAATTGAAATCGAATGTGGCGCTGCGCGTGGCCCCGACCGATGACGACACCGTGTTTGAAGTCTCGGGCCGTGGCGAATTGCACCTGACGATTCTGCTGGAAACCATGCGCCGCGAAGGCTATGAACTGGCCGTCTCGCGTCCGCGCGTGGTGTTCAAGATGGTCGATGGCGTGCGCCACGAGCCATATGAAATGCTGACGGTTGACGTGGAAGAAGGTCATCAAGGCGGCGTGATGGAAGAACTGGGCCGCCGCCGTGGCGACCTGCAAAACATGGAACCGGACGGCAAGGGCCGCGTGCGTCTCGAATACCGTATTCCGGCGCGCGGCCTGATCGGCTTCCAGGGCGAATTCATGACCTTGACCCGTGGCACCGGCTTGATGAGCCATATTTTTGACGAGTACGCCGCCGTCGATAACAGCAAGGGCGAGTTGGCCGGCCGTCGCAATGGCGTGCTGATCTCGCAGGAAGACGGCGCCGCTGTCGCCTACGCGCTGTGGAAACTGCAAGACCGTGGCCGCATGTTCGTCAGCCACAACGACCCGGTGTACGAAGGCATGATCATCGGCATCCACTCGCGCGACAACGATCTGGTGGTCAACCCGATCAAGGGCAAACAGCTGACCAACGTGCGCGCCTCCGGCACTGATGAAGCCGTGCGCCTGGTGCCGCCGATTGCGCTGTCGCTGGAATACGCCGTTGAATTCATCGAAGACGACGAGCTGGTCGAAGTAACGCCGAAGAGCATCCGCCTGCGCAAGCGTTACCTGAAGGAACACGAGCGCAAACGCAGTGCGCGCGAAGCGGCGTAA
- a CDS encoding DUF1801 domain-containing protein, giving the protein MPTAKVKQSVPALLDDIRLLKPQIYEIVEAVRALAQASLENLSEEVKYGGILFADGVQFGGVFAYTAHVSVEFGHGAKIADPYGFLEGAGKGRRHIKLHTLAQIEEKKLAEYLLLALRAAQQG; this is encoded by the coding sequence ATGCCTACCGCCAAAGTCAAACAATCCGTCCCGGCGCTGCTGGACGATATTCGCCTGCTCAAGCCGCAAATCTATGAAATCGTCGAAGCTGTGCGCGCGCTGGCGCAGGCCAGTCTGGAAAACCTGAGTGAAGAAGTGAAATACGGCGGCATTTTGTTTGCTGACGGCGTGCAGTTTGGCGGCGTATTCGCTTATACCGCGCATGTCAGTGTGGAATTTGGGCATGGCGCCAAAATCGCCGATCCTTACGGCTTTCTGGAAGGCGCCGGCAAAGGCCGCCGTCATATCAAATTGCATACGCTGGCGCAAATCGAGGAGAAAAAATTGGCGGAATATCTTTTGCTGGCGCTGCGCGCCGCGCAGCAGGGATAA
- a CDS encoding GFA family protein yields MSDTNPDHKLLQGACHCGAISLTLPALPEKATRCNCSICRRLGATWAYFAYGSVQISGHPQHTEEYIQGDKTLRTVRCKTCGVTTHWEPLAPKPDAMHGVNLNNFPPALLESLVIRRFDGADSWTFID; encoded by the coding sequence ATGTCCGACACAAACCCCGACCATAAGCTGCTGCAAGGCGCCTGCCATTGCGGCGCCATCAGCCTGACGCTGCCGGCCTTGCCGGAAAAGGCGACGCGCTGTAATTGTTCCATCTGTCGCCGGCTTGGCGCCACCTGGGCCTACTTTGCATACGGCTCGGTGCAAATCAGCGGCCACCCGCAACACACGGAGGAATACATTCAAGGCGATAAAACCCTGCGCACTGTGCGCTGCAAAACCTGTGGCGTGACCACGCATTGGGAGCCGCTGGCGCCCAAGCCGGACGCGATGCATGGTGTGAATTTGAACAACTTCCCGCCGGCCTTGCTGGAATCTTTAGTGATCCGGCGTTTCGATGGCGCCGACAGCTGGACTTTTATTGACTGA
- a CDS encoding DUF1232 domain-containing protein: protein MTEQQNYESAFSDTGFWDKVLRYAKTAGREVIEKALWLYYAAQEPKTPAWAKTVIYGALGYFIFPVDAVPDITPMVGYADDLGALAAAVATVAIHITDEVKAKAAKQLADWFG from the coding sequence ATGACGGAACAGCAAAACTATGAGAGTGCGTTCTCGGACACTGGTTTCTGGGACAAAGTGCTGCGTTACGCAAAAACAGCCGGACGCGAGGTCATTGAGAAAGCGCTTTGGCTTTATTATGCCGCACAAGAGCCAAAAACCCCGGCCTGGGCGAAAACGGTAATCTATGGCGCGCTCGGCTACTTTATTTTTCCAGTCGATGCAGTCCCGGACATCACGCCAATGGTTGGCTACGCTGACGACCTTGGCGCACTGGCGGCGGCCGTCGCGACTGTCGCCATCCACATCACAGATGAAGTCAAAGCGAAAGCCGCAAAACAACTTGCAGACTGGTTTGGCTAG
- a CDS encoding ABC transporter ATP-binding protein, with the protein MILELQGVSKLVGGETHIYPSDLKLAAGAINVLLGPTQAGKTSLMRLIAGLDQPSSGRVLVDGKDVTGVSVRERNLAMVYQQFINYPALTVFENIAAPLRIQKIAPAEIESRVRAIAEKLHIAQFLQRLPGELSGGQQQRTALARALIKQAPLVLLDEPLVNLDYKLREELREELAGLFVDGKTTVVYATTEPQEALLLGGHTCVMDAGRILQCAPALAAYNAPANRRVAEIFNDPPMNLLPVTAGAGNLLRLADGTEIRLSRADLQLSSGQACLLGVRCNHVSLHASADALSLPCVLDLAELSGSESFLHLHYGAHTLVAQLPGVHQPPLGGALQAHIRPQDIFVFDAQGALLSAAGG; encoded by the coding sequence GTGATTCTTGAATTACAAGGCGTCAGCAAGCTGGTCGGGGGAGAAACCCATATTTATCCCAGCGATTTAAAACTGGCGGCAGGGGCCATCAATGTCTTGCTGGGGCCGACCCAGGCCGGCAAAACTTCGCTGATGCGCTTGATTGCCGGCCTTGATCAGCCCAGCAGTGGCCGCGTACTGGTCGATGGCAAAGACGTGACCGGGGTCAGCGTGCGCGAGCGCAATCTGGCCATGGTGTATCAGCAATTCATCAATTATCCGGCGTTGACGGTATTTGAAAACATCGCCGCCCCTTTGCGTATTCAAAAAATCGCCCCTGCGGAAATTGAAAGCAGGGTGCGCGCGATTGCGGAAAAGCTGCATATCGCGCAATTTCTGCAACGCCTGCCCGGCGAATTATCCGGCGGCCAGCAACAGCGCACCGCCTTAGCGCGCGCCTTGATCAAACAAGCTCCGCTGGTCTTATTGGATGAGCCGTTGGTGAATCTGGATTACAAGCTGCGCGAAGAATTGCGCGAAGAGTTGGCCGGCTTGTTTGTGGATGGCAAAACCACGGTGGTGTACGCCACCACCGAACCGCAGGAAGCCTTGCTGCTGGGCGGCCATACCTGTGTGATGGATGCAGGCCGCATCTTGCAGTGTGCGCCTGCGCTGGCGGCTTACAATGCGCCGGCGAATCGGCGCGTAGCGGAGATTTTCAATGATCCGCCCATGAATCTGCTGCCTGTCACCGCAGGCGCTGGCAATCTCTTGCGCCTGGCTGACGGGACAGAAATCAGATTGTCGCGCGCTGATCTCCAGCTCAGTTCCGGGCAAGCCTGTTTGCTCGGAGTGCGCTGTAATCATGTCAGCTTGCACGCCAGCGCTGACGCGCTGAGCCTGCCCTGTGTGCTGGATCTGGCGGAATTGAGCGGCTCAGAAAGTTTTTTGCATCTGCATTACGGCGCCCACACTCTGGTGGCGCAATTGCCTGGCGTGCATCAGCCGCCACTGGGCGGCGCCCTGCAAGCCCATATCCGGCCACAAGACATCTTTGTATTTGACGCACAGGGCGCTTTGCTGAGCGCTGCAGGAGGTTGA
- a CDS encoding ABC transporter ATP-binding protein — translation MACIEFRNLGHAYGQKPGSKAAQSADYALQPMNMEWRDGGAYALLGPSGCGKSTLLNIISGLLLPSEGQVLFDGQDVTHTPTRGRNIAQVFQFPVLYDSMSVFDNLAFPLRNRKIAEHEVKQRVHEVAEMLDLTPDLKKRASGLAADAKQKISLGRGLVRKDVAAILFDEPLTVIDPHMKWQLRQKLKQIHQQLKLTLIYVTHDQIEALTFADEVVVMTNGKVVQQAQPEALFMQPEHTFVGYFVGSPGMNFLPLRIQGEQILLGDAVLPIAPQQLATLKNLTGALQLGVRPEFVRLAAPGAPGALETQVLRVQNLGTSQLLTAQCGAHVLKARLPLEQSIAPGAHWLQVLTPESLFFCNDIRVGS, via the coding sequence ATGGCGTGTATTGAATTTCGTAATCTGGGACATGCTTATGGCCAGAAGCCAGGCTCCAAAGCGGCGCAAAGCGCCGACTATGCTTTGCAGCCAATGAATATGGAATGGCGCGATGGCGGCGCGTATGCGCTGCTCGGCCCCTCCGGCTGCGGCAAATCGACCTTATTGAATATCATTTCCGGCTTGTTGCTTCCCTCCGAAGGCCAGGTCTTGTTTGACGGCCAGGATGTGACACACACGCCAACGCGGGGCCGCAATATTGCGCAAGTGTTCCAGTTCCCGGTGCTATACGACAGCATGAGCGTGTTTGACAATCTGGCCTTCCCGCTGCGCAATCGCAAAATCGCCGAACACGAAGTCAAACAGCGCGTGCATGAAGTGGCTGAGATGCTGGATTTGACGCCGGACTTGAAAAAACGCGCCAGCGGTCTGGCGGCGGACGCCAAGCAAAAAATCTCGCTCGGGCGCGGGCTGGTGCGCAAAGACGTGGCGGCGATTTTGTTTGACGAACCGCTGACCGTGATCGACCCGCATATGAAATGGCAATTGCGGCAAAAGCTCAAACAGATTCATCAGCAATTGAAATTGACCCTGATCTATGTCACGCATGACCAAATCGAGGCGCTCACCTTCGCCGATGAAGTGGTGGTGATGACCAATGGCAAAGTGGTGCAACAGGCCCAGCCGGAAGCGCTGTTCATGCAGCCTGAGCATACCTTTGTCGGTTATTTCGTCGGCAGCCCCGGCATGAATTTTCTGCCGCTGCGCATACAGGGTGAACAGATTTTGCTGGGCGACGCCGTCTTGCCCATCGCGCCGCAACAGCTGGCCACGCTGAAAAATCTGACTGGCGCATTGCAACTGGGCGTGCGTCCCGAATTTGTGCGTCTGGCTGCGCCCGGCGCACCCGGTGCGCTGGAAACACAAGTCTTGCGCGTGCAAAACCTGGGCACATCGCAACTGCTGACCGCGCAATGCGGCGCACATGTGTTGAAAGCCCGCCTGCCGCTGGAACAAAGCATTGCGCCGGGGGCGCACTGGTTGCAGGTGCTGACGCCGGAAAGCCTGTTCTTTTGCAATGACATCCGGGTTGGGAGTTAA
- a CDS encoding sugar ABC transporter permease, translating into MKPYSNKAWFFILPVFLTVAFSAIVPLMTVVNYSVQDILSPTQSVFVGLEWFQKVMRDPELREALQRQMIFSACVLMVEIPLGIALALSMPAQGWKSSASLVVLAMPLLIPWNVVGTIFQIFGRSDIGLGGYALAKLGVDYNYALHAFDAWATVLLMDVWHWTPLVALLCFAGLRSIPAAYYQAAQIDGASRWAVFRHIQLPKMRGVLMIAVLLRFMDSFMIYTEPFILTGGGPGNSTTFLSQYLTQKAVGQFDLGPAAAFSLIYFLIILGFCFVLYNWMQSAGQSGQTGAEHE; encoded by the coding sequence ATGAAGCCGTATAGCAATAAAGCCTGGTTCTTTATCCTGCCGGTATTTTTGACCGTCGCGTTTTCTGCGATTGTGCCCTTGATGACGGTGGTCAATTATTCGGTGCAAGATATTCTGTCACCGACCCAAAGCGTCTTCGTCGGCCTGGAATGGTTTCAAAAAGTGATGCGCGACCCGGAGCTGCGCGAAGCCTTGCAACGCCAGATGATTTTTTCCGCTTGCGTCTTAATGGTGGAAATCCCCTTGGGCATCGCGCTGGCCTTATCGATGCCGGCGCAAGGCTGGAAATCCTCGGCCTCGTTGGTGGTATTGGCCATGCCGCTGTTAATTCCCTGGAATGTGGTGGGCACCATTTTTCAGATTTTCGGGCGCAGCGATATCGGCTTGGGCGGCTATGCGCTGGCCAAGCTCGGGGTGGATTACAACTACGCCTTGCACGCTTTCGACGCCTGGGCCACGGTGTTGCTGATGGATGTCTGGCACTGGACGCCGCTGGTGGCCTTGCTGTGTTTTGCCGGCCTGCGCTCGATTCCGGCGGCGTACTACCAGGCCGCGCAAATTGACGGCGCCAGCCGCTGGGCCGTGTTCCGCCACATTCAATTGCCGAAGATGCGCGGCGTCTTGATGATTGCGGTCTTGCTGCGCTTTATGGACAGCTTCATGATTTACACCGAGCCCTTTATTTTGACCGGCGGCGGGCCGGGTAACTCCACCACCTTCTTATCGCAATATCTGACGCAAAAAGCAGTGGGACAGTTTGATCTCGGCCCGGCAGCGGCGTTTTCGCTGATCTACTTCCTGATCATCCTGGGTTTTTGCTTTGTCTTGTACAACTGGATGCAAAGCGCCGGCCAAAGCGGTCAGACAGGAGCTGAACATGAATGA
- a CDS encoding carbohydrate ABC transporter permease, with translation MNEQNRLPRSLMLLAYIIFTIIPLYWLLNTSLKTNEETISVFSLWPNSPTLANYKIIFTDPSWYMGYVNAIIYVGINTVLSLLVALPAAYAFSRYRFLGDKHMFFWLLTNRMTPPAVFLLPFFQLYSSVGLMDTHIAVALSHMLFNVPLAVWILEGFMSGIPREIDETAYIDGFSFPRFFLKIFLPLIKSGLGVTAFFCFMFSWVELLLARTLTSVNAKPIGAIMTRTVSASGMDWGVLAAAGVLTIVPGALVIWFVRNHIAKGFAMGRV, from the coding sequence ATGAATGAGCAAAACCGCCTGCCGCGCAGCCTGATGCTGCTGGCCTACATCATTTTCACCATCATCCCGCTGTATTGGCTGCTCAACACTTCCTTGAAAACCAATGAAGAGACGATTTCTGTGTTTTCGCTGTGGCCCAACAGCCCCACGCTGGCGAATTACAAGATTATCTTCACTGACCCCTCATGGTATATGGGCTATGTCAACGCCATCATCTACGTTGGCATCAATACCGTGCTGTCCCTGTTGGTGGCGCTGCCGGCGGCGTATGCGTTCTCGCGCTACCGCTTCCTGGGCGATAAGCATATGTTTTTCTGGCTCTTGACCAATCGCATGACGCCGCCGGCGGTGTTTTTGCTGCCGTTTTTCCAGCTGTATTCCAGCGTCGGTTTAATGGATACCCATATCGCCGTGGCGCTTTCGCATATGTTGTTCAATGTGCCGCTGGCGGTGTGGATTTTGGAAGGTTTTATGTCCGGCATTCCGCGTGAGATTGATGAAACAGCGTATATCGATGGCTTTTCTTTCCCGCGCTTTTTCCTCAAGATTTTTCTGCCCCTGATCAAGTCAGGTCTGGGCGTGACAGCCTTTTTCTGCTTCATGTTCAGCTGGGTCGAATTACTATTGGCGCGCACCCTGACCTCGGTCAACGCCAAACCTATTGGCGCGATTATGACGCGCACCGTCTCTGCTTCCGGCATGGATTGGGGCGTATTGGCGGCTGCCGGCGTGCTGACGATTGTGCCGGGCGCTTTAGTGATCTGGTTTGTGCGCAACCATATCGCCAAAGGTTTTGCGATGGGGAGGGTGTGA
- a CDS encoding DUF2160 domain-containing protein: MEWLAWMSWTREIAIFFGCIIVMLIVMTIWEIRSPCVARKGFLPLVTTRGDRLFIGLLSCAYVNLLWVALTDMSQWIAASIGLALMVLIMAKA, translated from the coding sequence ATGGAATGGCTGGCCTGGATGTCGTGGACACGCGAAATTGCAATCTTTTTCGGCTGCATCATCGTCATGCTGATCGTCATGACGATTTGGGAAATCCGCAGCCCTTGCGTGGCGCGCAAGGGATTTTTGCCCTTGGTCACCACACGCGGCGACCGCTTATTTATCGGTTTGCTCTCATGCGCCTACGTGAATTTGCTGTGGGTGGCTCTGACAGATATGAGCCAATGGATTGCCGCCTCAATCGGCTTGGCGCTGATGGTGTTGATCATGGCCAAAGCTTAG
- a CDS encoding ABC transporter substrate-binding protein gives MKQWKLTALAAAAMLCSASAYADIKAAEQWIDKEFQPSSLSRAQQVEEMKWFIQAAAKLKAKGVKEISVVSETIDTHTYESKVLAKAFEEITGIKVKHDTIQEGDVVEKLQTSLQSGKSIYDGWVNDSDLIGTHIRSGGTVILSDYMAGPGKEFTNPGLDLKDFIGAAFTSSPDGKLYQLPDQQFANLYWFRADWFERKDLKEKFKAKYGYELGVPVNWSAYEDIAAFFTNDVKELDGKKVFGHMDYGKKDPSLGWRFTDAWLSMAGTADKGIPNGMPVDEWGIRVADDKCTPVGASVARGGATNSPAAVYALTKYIDWMKKYAPPTAIGMTFGEAGPVPAQGQIAQQIFWYTAFTAGMTKPGLPAVNADGTPKWRMAPSPHGPYWKEGMQNGYQDVGSWTYLKSTPPDRMAAAWLYGQFVTSKTVSTKKSIVGLTFIRESDIKHEYFTKNAHKYGGLIEFYRSPARVAWTPTGTNVPDYPKMSQLWWKNVATAITGEKTPQAAMDNLANEMDDIMARLQRVGMKSCSPKLNDKKDPAAWLSDKKAPWSKLGQEKPKGETIAYDKLLQAWKEGRVR, from the coding sequence ATGAAACAATGGAAGTTGACCGCACTGGCCGCCGCAGCAATGCTGTGCTCCGCCAGCGCTTACGCGGATATCAAAGCGGCGGAACAATGGATTGATAAAGAATTCCAGCCCAGCAGCTTGAGCCGCGCCCAGCAAGTCGAAGAAATGAAATGGTTTATCCAGGCTGCCGCCAAACTCAAGGCAAAGGGCGTGAAAGAAATCAGCGTGGTTTCCGAAACTATTGACACGCATACCTATGAATCCAAGGTGTTGGCCAAGGCGTTTGAAGAAATCACCGGCATCAAGGTCAAGCACGACACGATTCAGGAAGGCGATGTGGTGGAGAAACTGCAAACCTCCCTGCAATCGGGCAAATCGATTTACGACGGCTGGGTTAATGATTCTGATTTGATCGGCACCCATATCCGCAGCGGCGGCACGGTGATTTTGTCGGACTACATGGCTGGCCCCGGTAAGGAATTCACTAATCCCGGCTTGGATTTGAAAGATTTCATCGGCGCCGCCTTCACATCTTCCCCCGACGGCAAGCTGTATCAATTGCCTGACCAGCAATTCGCCAATCTGTACTGGTTCCGCGCTGACTGGTTTGAGCGCAAAGATTTGAAAGAAAAATTCAAGGCCAAATACGGCTACGAACTCGGGGTGCCGGTGAATTGGTCGGCGTATGAAGACATCGCCGCCTTCTTCACCAATGATGTGAAAGAGCTGGACGGCAAAAAAGTCTTCGGCCATATGGACTACGGCAAAAAAGACCCGTCCCTCGGCTGGCGTTTTACAGATGCCTGGCTGTCCATGGCCGGCACGGCAGATAAAGGCATTCCGAACGGCATGCCGGTGGATGAATGGGGCATTCGCGTGGCGGATGATAAGTGCACCCCGGTCGGCGCTTCGGTGGCGCGCGGCGGCGCCACCAATTCGCCGGCGGCTGTGTATGCGCTGACCAAGTACATTGACTGGATGAAAAAATATGCGCCGCCGACCGCCATCGGCATGACTTTTGGCGAAGCCGGCCCGGTGCCGGCGCAAGGCCAGATTGCGCAGCAGATTTTCTGGTACACCGCATTCACCGCCGGCATGACCAAGCCCGGCCTGCCGGCAGTGAATGCGGATGGCACGCCGAAATGGCGCATGGCCCCGTCCCCGCATGGCCCGTATTGGAAAGAAGGGATGCAAAACGGTTATCAAGACGTGGGTTCCTGGACGTATTTGAAGAGCACCCCGCCGGATCGCATGGCCGCCGCCTGGTTATATGGCCAGTTTGTGACCTCGAAAACGGTGTCCACCAAAAAGTCTATCGTCGGCCTGACCTTCATCCGCGAATCGGACATCAAGCACGAGTATTTCACCAAAAACGCGCATAAATACGGCGGCCTGATCGAGTTTTACCGCAGCCCTGCGCGCGTGGCATGGACTCCGACCGGAACCAATGTGCCGGACTATCCGAAAATGTCGCAACTGTGGTGGAAAAATGTCGCCACCGCCATCACCGGCGAAAAAACGCCGCAGGCCGCCATGGATAATCTGGCCAATGAAATGGACGACATCATGGCCCGCCTGCAGCGCGTCGGCATGAAATCCTGCTCGCCGAAGTTGAATGATAAAAAAGACCCTGCTGCATGGCTGTCGGACAAAAAAGCGCCGTGGAGCAAGCTGGGGCAGGAAAAGCCCAAGGGCGAAACGATTGCCTATGACAAGCTGTTGCAGGCGTGGAAAGAAGGGCGGGTGAGGTAA